Genomic DNA from Pelosinus sp. UFO1:
ATGGGATGCCTCGGAAACAAACTGTTGCTGCTTTTCCCACGCTGCCCGAATCGGAACCATAGCGCGTCCTGCGAGAAAATATCCAGCTAGAATTATACTGATCACACTTATTATTCCGCCTCCAACAGTAATCCACAGCAGGTTATTAAGTAATTCAATTTCAGAATCCACAATACTTACAGCAATTACTTCCTGAACAAGAAACCCACCATCTCCATTATACAAATTGTTTTCATATTGATACGGTACGCTGATCATCCGATAAACATGGTTTTGATATTCTTTAGTCTGAATCTCTCCAGTCGTTGCCAAGGCGGCGATTTTTGCGATGTCTTCAGTCTCATCAATCCTAAAAGGGGTTGGATTGATGATCCGTCCATCAGAGCTCCGTAACAACATAAATATTCGCGGATCAAAAGGGGGAGGGGGAGCGGCTAGCGCGAAGCGCCCTTGGGGCAAGTTAAATAAATTGGCCTGTGACTGCATAGCATTGTCAACTTTGTCAAATAAACGGAGAGCTAAATATCCATAAAGTATTGAGGTAAATGCTACAAAAATTAAAAGAAACACTAGCGAGTTCAAAATTGTCAATCTGCGAGATGTAATTTTAAACATTACTATTTCTCCCTTAGTATAAAACCAGTCCCGCGCACTGTTTGTATAAGCATATCGAAGCCGTAGGGAGCAAGCTTTTTCCTTAAATAATGGATATATAAATCAACAACGCTAATAGCAGCTTCGGAATCGTATCCCCAAATCCGATCAAAGATTTGGTCCCTAGTAAGGATTTGCTCTTTATTTAAAATGAGAAATTCCAAAATATCATATTCTTTGCTACCTAGTCCGAAAGGTTGCTTTCCAGCAAAGCCATCACGAACTTTGCTGTTTAATGAAATGCCCCCATAACTTAAATCACCTTCTGTCACTAGGTTCCCCTTACGCCGCATAAGTGCTTTTATTCTCGCCAATAGCTCCCTTATTGCAAAAGGCTTCACCAAATAATCATCCGCTCCTGCATCTAAGCCAATGACACGATCATCTACACTATCTCGTGCCGTGAGAAGCAATATTGGCACAGGACAGCCCTTTGCCCTTAAGGCGCTAACTATTTCAAGCCCATTTACTTCAGGCAACATGATATCTAGTACTAATAGATCATGTATACACTGTTCAGCCGCGTACAACCCAAGGTCACCCGTAGATGCCTCATCAACAATATAGTTTTCTTCTAATAGTAGAGCGACAACGGCTTCCCTTAAAACATTGTCGTCTTCAATGACAAGAATCTTCATTCCAATTCTCCTTATCTAGCAAGAAAATGACTCCATTCTTATATTGCTTATTTTTTTACATAATATCCTGCATAATTTCACCTTCAATTTTACCCATTCAGGCGATTCC
This window encodes:
- a CDS encoding response regulator transcription factor, with translation MKILVIEDDNVLREAVVALLLEENYIVDEASTGDLGLYAAEQCIHDLLVLDIMLPEVNGLEIVSALRAKGCPVPILLLTARDSVDDRVIGLDAGADDYLVKPFAIRELLARIKALMRRKGNLVTEGDLSYGGISLNSKVRDGFAGKQPFGLGSKEYDILEFLILNKEQILTRDQIFDRIWGYDSEAAISVVDLYIHYLRKKLAPYGFDMLIQTVRGTGFILREK